In Methanobacterium sp., one genomic interval encodes:
- a CDS encoding nuclear transport factor 2 family protein translates to MEDNVQKAIFSLLEKYAKAYQDKDLDGILKLFEDSADLVVIGTGYDEWIKGYENLQYGFERDFKQADNINVKFRNVTISSTDNVAWISAHMNVDARADGQDIYLPGRLSAVILKINEKWLFTQLHYSLPASEQEEGKAWPDI, encoded by the coding sequence ATGGAAGACAATGTGCAGAAAGCTATATTCAGCCTTTTAGAAAAATATGCCAAAGCATACCAGGACAAAGATCTTGATGGAATTTTAAAACTCTTTGAAGACAGTGCTGACTTGGTAGTAATTGGAACCGGATACGATGAATGGATCAAAGGCTATGAAAATCTACAATACGGATTCGAGAGAGATTTCAAACAAGCCGATAATATAAATGTTAAATTCAGGAACGTTACCATCTCATCCACAGATAATGTGGCTTGGATATCTGCCCACATGAATGTGGATGCCCGGGCGGATGGTCAGGACATTTATCTTCCCGGCCGTCTAAGTGCTGTTATTCTAAAAATCAACGAAAAATGGCTTTTCACACAATTACATTATTCTCTGCCTGCATCTGAACAGGAAGAAGGTAAAGCCTGGCCTGATATCTAA
- the ileS gene encoding isoleucine--tRNA ligase has translation MAIKEAPRSYQSKTIEEKVQKFWDDNHVYQHTKDLRKDQPNFSFLDGPPYCSGRIHLGTAWNKTIKDSFLRFKSMSGFNVRRQAGWDTHGLPIEHKVEGLLGLKSKKEIESRIGIENFVNKCKEFAVENQALMTKQFENMGVWMDWDDPYVTYDTQYMESAWWTLKKAHEKELLVNDLRVITWCPRCETALALAEIDYENKEDPSIYVKFPLKGRENEYVLVWTTTPWTLPANLAVCVHPDYDYAYVKVENEGIEEVYIMAEALVEATFPEADYEIIKVVKGSDLEETEYKHPLTGLISPNYAQTILHSDSNAEIDFHYRILPGDHVTLTEGTGCVHTAPGHGPDDFEIGKQYGLPIFCPVDEAGLFTAEAGKYEGQFVKDADPYIIGDLDAHHLLFKEGIIDHRYGFCWRCKTPIIYLATKQWFLKITAIKDQMLSELDKVEWVPSWAGESRFRNWVENARDWTISRQRYWGIPIPIWICQDCGKMEVLGSIAELQEKIVEGQLEGDFIHRPHVDEIKLGCSCGGKMQRTPDVLDVWIDSGVAGWAALHYPQEKEMFEEWYPYQFITEGHDQTRGWFYSQLGCGVIALDSVPYQRVLMHGFTLDEEGKKMSKSLGNVVEPDEVIAKYGADVLRFYLLWGNKPWDDLKFNWEELGTVNKMFNILWNVYVFSTTYMALDEFNPSLYSEDDLIFRDEDRWITSRVHSVAREVTDAMDSLHLHKATRSLNHFILEDLSRWYVRLIRGRTWVEKDDPDKLGAYYTLYHVLKNMITILAPIAPHITEEIYQNLVRGVEEDAPESVHMLDWCLDEEVIEQDLETNMDILREIIEACARARDVARYKLRWPVREIIIVTEDQDVVTAAKALSSVLTEQANTKAVATSEEFEGLKILAGPNMKTLGPKLRGDVPRVAAKLASTDGAEIVTAFETSGEYVVELEDKSIKLEDGDVVFETELPDNVVSAEFSRGSVFVDTELTPEILSEAMSRELIRRIQDMRKDLDLDVEANINVVVDCSLEFRKLVEPHLDFISHEVRAKELEFGTEDGYHSKKWNIEEFEVSIIFKRVTP, from the coding sequence ATGGCAATCAAGGAAGCCCCACGATCATACCAGTCTAAAACCATAGAAGAAAAGGTACAGAAATTCTGGGATGATAACCATGTATACCAGCATACCAAAGATTTAAGGAAAGATCAGCCTAATTTCTCATTTTTAGACGGCCCACCATACTGCAGTGGCCGAATACACTTGGGAACTGCCTGGAACAAGACAATTAAAGATAGTTTCCTGCGCTTCAAGTCCATGTCCGGGTTCAATGTTCGCCGACAGGCAGGATGGGACACCCACGGACTACCCATTGAACACAAGGTGGAGGGACTCCTGGGACTTAAAAGCAAGAAAGAAATTGAAAGCAGGATCGGTATTGAAAACTTCGTGAATAAATGTAAGGAGTTTGCAGTGGAAAACCAGGCACTCATGACCAAGCAATTCGAAAATATGGGCGTATGGATGGACTGGGATGATCCTTACGTGACATATGATACCCAGTACATGGAAAGCGCCTGGTGGACTCTTAAAAAAGCCCATGAAAAGGAACTCCTGGTGAATGACTTGCGGGTTATCACCTGGTGTCCCCGCTGTGAGACTGCACTGGCCCTTGCTGAAATCGATTATGAGAACAAGGAAGACCCCTCAATCTATGTTAAGTTCCCCCTGAAAGGTCGGGAAAATGAGTATGTGCTGGTGTGGACCACCACTCCCTGGACCCTGCCTGCTAACCTGGCAGTGTGTGTGCATCCAGATTACGATTATGCCTACGTAAAAGTTGAAAATGAAGGTATAGAAGAGGTTTACATAATGGCCGAAGCCCTGGTGGAAGCCACCTTCCCAGAGGCAGATTATGAGATCATTAAGGTAGTTAAAGGAAGTGATCTGGAGGAAACTGAATATAAACATCCCCTTACAGGTTTAATAAGTCCAAATTATGCCCAAACCATCCTCCATAGTGATTCAAATGCTGAAATTGATTTCCATTACCGCATACTCCCTGGTGATCATGTAACCCTCACTGAAGGAACTGGTTGTGTGCACACCGCACCAGGACACGGTCCGGACGACTTTGAAATTGGAAAACAATATGGATTACCCATATTCTGCCCGGTGGATGAGGCAGGTTTGTTCACCGCGGAAGCAGGCAAATATGAGGGTCAGTTTGTGAAAGATGCTGATCCTTACATAATTGGCGATCTGGATGCCCATCACCTTTTATTCAAAGAAGGCATCATTGATCACCGTTATGGGTTCTGTTGGAGGTGTAAAACTCCCATCATCTATCTGGCCACCAAACAGTGGTTTTTGAAGATCACCGCCATCAAGGACCAGATGCTCAGTGAGCTGGACAAAGTGGAGTGGGTGCCATCCTGGGCTGGTGAGAGTCGTTTCCGTAACTGGGTAGAAAATGCCAGGGACTGGACTATCTCCCGACAACGTTACTGGGGAATACCCATACCTATCTGGATCTGCCAGGACTGTGGAAAGATGGAGGTGCTGGGATCCATAGCAGAACTCCAGGAAAAAATCGTGGAAGGCCAGCTGGAGGGAGACTTCATCCACCGACCCCATGTGGATGAGATAAAACTGGGTTGCTCCTGCGGAGGGAAAATGCAACGCACCCCTGATGTTCTGGATGTATGGATCGACTCTGGAGTCGCAGGATGGGCTGCTCTACACTATCCTCAGGAGAAGGAGATGTTTGAGGAATGGTATCCCTACCAATTCATTACTGAGGGTCATGATCAGACCAGGGGATGGTTCTATTCCCAACTGGGTTGTGGAGTAATTGCCCTGGACAGTGTTCCCTACCAGAGGGTTCTGATGCACGGTTTCACCCTGGATGAGGAGGGTAAGAAAATGAGCAAATCCCTGGGGAATGTGGTGGAACCGGATGAGGTTATTGCCAAATACGGGGCGGATGTTCTCCGTTTCTACCTGCTGTGGGGTAACAAGCCATGGGATGATTTGAAGTTCAACTGGGAGGAACTGGGAACTGTGAATAAGATGTTCAACATCCTCTGGAATGTTTACGTCTTCAGCACCACATACATGGCCCTGGATGAATTCAACCCTTCCCTTTACAGTGAAGATGATCTAATATTCCGTGATGAAGATCGCTGGATCACTTCCCGGGTGCATTCTGTGGCCCGTGAGGTCACCGATGCCATGGACTCCCTGCACCTCCATAAGGCCACCCGCAGTCTCAACCATTTCATCCTGGAGGATCTAAGCCGCTGGTACGTCCGCCTCATAAGGGGAAGGACCTGGGTGGAAAAAGATGACCCTGACAAACTGGGAGCCTACTACACCCTCTACCATGTGCTTAAAAATATGATAACCATCCTGGCACCCATAGCCCCCCACATCACCGAGGAAATCTACCAGAACCTGGTGCGTGGTGTGGAAGAGGATGCCCCGGAAAGTGTGCACATGCTGGACTGGTGTCTTGACGAAGAAGTCATTGAACAGGACCTGGAAACCAACATGGACATCCTAAGGGAGATAATTGAGGCCTGTGCCCGTGCTCGTGATGTTGCCCGTTACAAGCTTCGCTGGCCTGTGCGTGAGATCATCATCGTGACCGAAGATCAGGATGTGGTAACTGCTGCCAAGGCCCTATCTAGTGTGCTCACAGAACAGGCAAACACCAAAGCAGTGGCAACTTCAGAGGAGTTTGAAGGTCTTAAAATTCTGGCAGGCCCTAACATGAAGACACTAGGGCCCAAATTACGTGGAGATGTGCCCAGGGTGGCTGCTAAACTTGCATCAACCGATGGTGCCGAGATAGTCACTGCCTTTGAAACCAGTGGCGAATACGTGGTGGAACTGGAAGATAAAAGCATTAAATTGGAAGATGGTGACGTGGTATTTGAAACCGAACTTCCAGATAACGTGGTCAGTGCTGAATTTTCCAGAGGAAGTGTTTTCGTGGACACAGAGCTCACCCCGGAGATATTATCAGAGGCCATGTCCCGTGAACTTATAAGACGGATACAAGACATGCGGAAAGACCTTGATCTTGATGTAGAGGCTAATATAAATGTTGTTGTAGACTGCAGTCTGGAATTCCGAAAACTAGTAGAACCGCATTTAGATTTCATTTCACACGAAGTAAGAGCAAAAGAACTTGAATTTGGAACTGAAGATGGGTATCACAGTAAAAAATGGAATATTGAAGAGTTTGAAGTATCTATAATCTTTAAACGAGTAACTCCATAA
- a CDS encoding DUF5750 family protein: MLQLKVKIIDYGFSDSLKRYYVTYKVTGLTGEELNKLEGLLEDPITIKGNELYMNVYFEEEYYPFGTGDSKNRLEDYLAREELEMTAYLLDLLEDD; this comes from the coding sequence ATGTTGCAGTTAAAGGTAAAAATTATAGATTATGGGTTTTCGGACAGTTTGAAAAGGTACTATGTGACCTACAAAGTAACCGGACTCACTGGGGAAGAGTTGAATAAACTGGAGGGGCTTCTGGAGGATCCAATTACGATTAAGGGAAATGAATTGTACATGAATGTTTATTTTGAAGAGGAGTACTACCCCTTTGGCACTGGAGATTCCAAAAACCGGTTGGAAGATTATCTTGCAAGGGAGGAGTTAGAAATGACCGCCTACCTCCTGGATCTCCTGGAAGATGATTAA
- a CDS encoding DUF169 domain-containing protein, producing MEYHELGKKLKTILKLEREPVAMKWVSRKPRNIPKEEEKSRFCTKLDKAMNEEVFYSTADEEECMGGQRYTGMKDPKEFPKNMRSGSFLVPAGVYKSIPAVQRSWKGNRAVEPGIFNAIIFAPLKKADFEPDVIFIVANSKQGMEILHANAYDSGSHGLGADSGPICSSMAAIPYLTGKVTYGFGDIGSRNNMDLQDEEIMVSIPSTDLERIIRNLEEMKTKPFFRENNS from the coding sequence ATGGAGTACCATGAACTGGGTAAAAAACTAAAAACCATTCTTAAACTGGAGAGGGAACCTGTTGCTATGAAATGGGTTTCCAGAAAACCTCGAAATATTCCCAAAGAAGAAGAAAAATCAAGATTCTGCACTAAACTGGACAAGGCTATGAATGAAGAGGTATTTTATTCCACTGCTGATGAAGAAGAATGTATGGGAGGTCAGAGGTACACTGGTATGAAAGACCCAAAAGAATTCCCTAAAAACATGCGCAGTGGCTCATTTTTAGTTCCTGCAGGAGTATATAAAAGCATACCTGCAGTGCAACGGTCATGGAAGGGGAATAGGGCTGTTGAACCTGGAATATTTAATGCCATAATATTCGCACCCCTAAAAAAGGCAGATTTTGAACCTGATGTAATATTCATCGTTGCAAATTCAAAGCAGGGAATGGAAATTCTTCATGCTAACGCCTATGACTCCGGATCTCATGGATTGGGGGCTGATTCTGGCCCTATCTGTAGTTCAATGGCTGCCATACCCTATCTCACTGGTAAAGTAACCTATGGTTTCGGCGATATTGGCTCCAGGAACAACATGGATCTCCAGGATGAAGAGATCATGGTTAGCATTCCCTCAACTGATCTGGAAAGGATCATCCGAAACCTGGAGGAAATGAAAACCAAACCGTTTTTCAGGGAAAATAACTCATAA
- the glyA gene encoding serine hydroxymethyltransferase, whose amino-acid sequence MSDNEKYAQEIKDITKKHHEWMKNSINLIASENITSISVREALATDLSHRYAEGLPCHRLYEGCQYIDDIENLTVDLSKQLYNAEHANVQPISGVVANMGSFFALANHGDRMMALEVPVGGHISHANVSAAGIRGLKVSPHPFDEERMNIDADAMKKEILAIKPKIVLLGGSLFLFPHPVEEAREAAEEVGAKVMYDGAHVLGLIAGGQFQDPLKEGADLLVGSTHKTFPGPQGGIILCKEEISKKIDDAVFPGVVSNHHLHHLAALGIATAEMAEFGEAYAKQIIANAKELAQNFHELGFKVLCEDLGFTESHQVAMDMSNIGKASKMAKDLEANNIILNKNLLPWDDVNRSDDPSGIRVGTQELTRRGLKESHMAEVAELIKKVVVDGKEVKTEVSEFITSFDTVHYAFRGDRAYDYIEF is encoded by the coding sequence ATGTCAGATAATGAAAAATACGCCCAGGAAATAAAGGATATTACCAAAAAGCATCACGAATGGATGAAAAACAGTATAAATCTCATTGCCAGTGAGAACATCACCAGTATCAGCGTCAGAGAAGCACTGGCTACTGATCTTTCCCACCGGTACGCAGAAGGACTGCCCTGCCACCGATTGTATGAGGGATGCCAGTACATCGATGATATTGAAAACCTCACCGTTGACCTGTCCAAACAGTTGTATAATGCAGAACACGCTAATGTACAACCCATATCCGGCGTAGTTGCCAATATGGGCTCTTTCTTCGCATTAGCCAATCATGGTGACAGAATGATGGCCCTGGAAGTTCCAGTTGGTGGACATATTAGCCATGCCAATGTGAGTGCAGCTGGTATTAGAGGGCTTAAAGTATCACCCCACCCCTTCGACGAAGAAAGGATGAACATAGACGCGGATGCCATGAAAAAGGAAATACTCGCCATTAAACCCAAAATAGTCCTTTTAGGCGGTAGCTTATTCTTATTCCCCCACCCTGTGGAAGAAGCCCGTGAGGCAGCAGAGGAAGTGGGAGCCAAAGTAATGTATGATGGTGCACATGTTCTGGGACTCATTGCCGGAGGCCAGTTCCAGGATCCATTGAAAGAAGGAGCAGATTTGCTGGTGGGAAGTACCCACAAGACATTCCCAGGACCACAGGGAGGTATAATTCTCTGTAAAGAAGAGATAAGTAAAAAAATTGATGACGCTGTCTTCCCTGGTGTGGTAAGTAACCATCACCTGCATCACCTGGCTGCCCTGGGCATAGCCACTGCAGAAATGGCAGAGTTCGGAGAAGCCTACGCCAAACAGATCATTGCCAATGCAAAGGAACTGGCACAGAACTTCCATGAACTGGGTTTCAAAGTACTATGTGAAGATCTGGGGTTCACTGAATCCCACCAGGTAGCCATGGACATGTCCAATATTGGAAAAGCCTCCAAGATGGCCAAAGACCTGGAAGCCAATAATATAATCCTCAACAAGAATCTCTTACCCTGGGATGATGTTAACCGCTCCGATGATCCCTCAGGTATAAGAGTGGGAACACAGGAGTTAACTCGCCGTGGATTAAAGGAATCACACATGGCCGAAGTTGCTGAACTTATTAAAAAGGTAGTTGTTGATGGTAAAGAAGTTAAAACTGAAGTATCTGAATTTATAACTTCTTTCGACACTGTTCATTACGCATTCCGTGGTGACAGAGCCTACGACTACATAGAATTTTAA
- a CDS encoding HEAT repeat domain-containing protein, translating into MVEEHKRIDFLVEELKSDDWVVREDAAELLGEVGEPNAVEPLIKALEDEDWHVREAAALSLGIFEDERTVEPLIKLMDDDKANVRYGAAISLSMIGDQRAVDVLQKATEDENSVVRKVAIVALKEVKNRL; encoded by the coding sequence TTGGTTGAAGAACATAAAAGAATTGATTTTCTAGTTGAAGAACTAAAAAGTGATGATTGGGTGGTTCGTGAAGATGCTGCCGAACTTTTAGGGGAAGTTGGGGAGCCAAATGCCGTGGAACCTTTAATAAAAGCTCTGGAAGATGAGGATTGGCATGTGAGGGAGGCTGCTGCCTTATCCCTGGGAATATTCGAAGATGAAAGGACTGTGGAACCTTTGATTAAACTCATGGATGATGACAAAGCCAATGTAAGATACGGAGCTGCTATCAGTCTCTCCATGATAGGTGACCAACGAGCAGTGGATGTGCTGCAGAAGGCAACTGAAGATGAAAACTCTGTGGTCCGTAAAGTCGCTATAGTAGCCCTTAAAGAGGTTAAAAATCGCCTGTAA
- a CDS encoding DUF192 domain-containing protein, with protein MSYVFIVNKTKGTNLGNADVADSFFSRFKGLMMVKNLERGLILKLPSDRSRRASGIHMFFMRIPLDVVFADSAMKVVDTVTLDPWTTYTPVAPARYVIELEKGKLAESNTQIGDELDFTCESA; from the coding sequence ATGAGTTATGTATTTATAGTAAATAAAACTAAGGGCACCAACCTGGGAAATGCAGATGTGGCCGACAGTTTTTTCTCCCGTTTCAAGGGATTAATGATGGTAAAAAATCTTGAAAGAGGGCTTATTCTAAAATTACCATCAGATAGAAGTCGAAGAGCTTCGGGCATTCACATGTTCTTCATGCGCATACCATTGGATGTTGTATTTGCTGATTCTGCGATGAAAGTGGTGGATACTGTCACCCTTGATCCGTGGACCACTTACACTCCGGTGGCACCGGCCAGGTATGTTATTGAACTGGAAAAAGGTAAACTGGCTGAATCCAACACCCAAATTGGTGATGAACTGGATTTCACATGTGAAAGTGCATGA
- a CDS encoding CoB--CoM heterodisulfide reductase iron-sulfur subunit A family protein: protein MADENKQEATEEPKIGVYTCHCGINIGGVIDIEAVKEYAATLPNVVVSEEYKYFCSDPGQDMIQQDVKDGKINRVVVAACSPRLHEPTFRRCIREAGLNQFLFEFANIREHDSWVHMGEPEAATEKAKDLVRMAVAKARLLEPLEAEKVSVDNKALVIGGGVAGIQSALDLADMGFKTYLVEKQPTIGGRMAQLDKTFPTLDCSMCILAPKTVDAGKHENIELISYAEVKEVHGYIGNFQVVIEKKPRYVIEDICTGCGSCSEVCPIEMPNYFDEGMGMVKATFIPFPQAVPLVATIDKDYCIDCKLCDQACGNGAIDHDQKAERIEIDVGTIIVATGYDPYDPSEKKEWSYTDAENVITGLELERLINASGPTMGKVLKPSDGEKPKSVAFIQCVGSRDAQIDKPYCSRVCCMYAMKNAQLIKDKMPDTDVAIYYMDIRAFGKGFEEFYQRSQEKYGIKFIRGRPATVLVNPDDTLTLRAEDSLLGKVTEYNYDMVVLSVGLEPPEGAEELRQTLGISKSADGFLMEAHPKLRPVDTLTDGIFLAGVSQGPKDIPDAVAQASGAAARAAIPMVKGEVEIEPIVAVVDSDVCGGCEVCLELCPFGAIERKDEKATINIALCKGCGTCVGACPSGAMDQQHFRTGQIFAQIEAALDSGK from the coding sequence TTGGCAGATGAAAATAAGCAAGAAGCAACTGAAGAACCAAAAATCGGAGTCTACACATGTCACTGTGGTATCAACATCGGTGGAGTCATTGATATTGAAGCAGTGAAAGAATACGCAGCAACCCTGCCCAACGTAGTAGTATCCGAAGAATACAAATACTTCTGTTCCGACCCTGGACAGGACATGATCCAACAGGATGTTAAAGATGGTAAAATTAACAGAGTAGTGGTGGCAGCATGTTCACCCCGACTTCACGAACCAACCTTCCGAAGGTGTATCAGAGAAGCCGGACTTAACCAATTCCTTTTCGAATTCGCTAACATCAGGGAACACGATTCCTGGGTACACATGGGCGAACCAGAAGCAGCAACCGAAAAAGCCAAAGATCTGGTAAGAATGGCTGTTGCTAAAGCTCGACTCCTAGAACCACTAGAAGCTGAAAAGGTTTCTGTGGACAACAAAGCTCTGGTTATAGGTGGAGGAGTAGCTGGTATCCAGTCCGCACTCGACCTGGCTGACATGGGATTCAAAACTTACCTGGTGGAAAAACAACCCACCATCGGTGGACGAATGGCACAACTGGACAAAACATTCCCTACCCTTGACTGTTCCATGTGTATTCTAGCTCCTAAGACTGTGGACGCTGGTAAACACGAAAACATCGAACTCATCTCTTATGCTGAAGTGAAAGAAGTTCACGGTTACATTGGTAACTTCCAAGTAGTAATTGAAAAGAAACCACGATACGTCATAGAAGACATCTGTACCGGTTGCGGAAGCTGTTCCGAAGTATGTCCAATTGAAATGCCCAACTACTTCGACGAAGGTATGGGTATGGTCAAAGCAACATTCATCCCATTCCCACAAGCCGTACCACTGGTAGCCACCATAGACAAAGATTACTGTATCGACTGTAAGCTTTGTGACCAGGCCTGTGGAAATGGAGCCATAGACCACGACCAGAAAGCGGAACGTATCGAAATCGACGTGGGTACCATTATCGTAGCCACCGGTTACGACCCATACGACCCAAGTGAGAAGAAAGAATGGTCCTACACCGATGCTGAAAACGTTATCACCGGTTTAGAACTGGAAAGGTTAATCAACGCATCCGGTCCTACCATGGGTAAAGTTCTAAAACCATCCGATGGTGAAAAACCCAAGAGTGTGGCCTTCATCCAGTGTGTGGGTAGTAGGGACGCTCAAATCGACAAACCATACTGTTCCCGTGTGTGCTGCATGTACGCCATGAAAAACGCACAGCTCATCAAGGACAAAATGCCTGACACCGATGTAGCAATCTACTACATGGATATCAGAGCATTCGGTAAAGGATTCGAAGAGTTCTACCAGAGATCCCAGGAAAAATACGGAATCAAATTCATACGCGGACGACCAGCTACCGTCCTGGTGAACCCAGACGATACACTAACTCTCCGTGCAGAAGACAGCCTACTGGGAAAAGTCACTGAGTACAACTACGACATGGTAGTTCTCTCAGTTGGATTAGAACCACCAGAAGGAGCCGAAGAACTCAGACAGACTTTAGGTATATCCAAATCTGCAGACGGATTCCTCATGGAAGCTCACCCCAAACTCCGACCTGTGGACACCCTCACTGACGGTATTTTCCTGGCTGGTGTATCCCAGGGACCTAAAGATATTCCTGACGCTGTGGCCCAGGCTTCTGGTGCCGCTGCACGAGCAGCAATACCAATGGTCAAAGGTGAAGTGGAAATCGAGCCAATCGTTGCAGTGGTCGACTCCGATGTCTGCGGTGGATGTGAAGTATGCTTAGAGCTATGTCCATTCGGAGCCATTGAAAGGAAGGACGAGAAAGCAACTATTAACATCGCACTGTGTAAAGGATGTGGAACCTGTGTAGGTGCCTGCCCATCCGGTGCAATGGACCAGCAGCACTTCCGAACTGGCCAGATATTCGCCCAGATCGAAGCTGCCCTAGATTCAGGTAAATAA
- a CDS encoding methionine adenosyltransferase: MRNIIVEELIQKPIEEQEIEIVERKGIGHPDSISDGIAESVSRGLCIAYLDHFGGVLHHNTDEVQITAGESYPEFGGGDIIKPMDILLTGRGVPEYEGKKIGIDRIAIKAAKEYLKETLINLDVETCTVVECKIGHGSGDLVDVFGREGTPKSNDTSFGVGFAPFSETERMVMAIEELLNSKEFKKKYPQVGEDIKVMGLRDRDQITLTVAVAMISKYVDGAQTYMNTKEELKDIITNLALEHTSRDVETFINTADNPDCESEEGYYLTVTGTSAEMGDDGSVGRGNRANGLITPNRPMSMEATSGKNPINHVGKIYNLLSNQMANDIIKEVEGVNQAHMMILSQIGSHIDQPKAASAQLILEKGYQMSEVRSEVQGVMDTWLADINKITEMLIKGKLRTF, from the coding sequence ATGAGAAATATTATTGTTGAAGAGCTTATTCAGAAGCCCATTGAAGAACAAGAAATAGAAATCGTTGAAAGGAAGGGTATCGGTCACCCGGACAGTATCAGCGACGGAATAGCAGAATCAGTTAGCCGTGGCCTGTGCATCGCTTACTTAGATCATTTTGGTGGTGTCCTGCACCATAACACCGATGAAGTGCAGATAACTGCCGGTGAGTCTTATCCTGAATTCGGTGGAGGAGACATAATAAAACCCATGGACATCCTCCTCACCGGAAGAGGAGTCCCAGAATATGAAGGGAAAAAGATCGGTATCGACAGAATAGCCATCAAAGCAGCCAAGGAATATCTTAAAGAGACACTGATCAACCTGGACGTGGAGACCTGCACCGTTGTGGAGTGCAAAATCGGACATGGTTCCGGAGACCTGGTTGATGTTTTCGGAAGGGAAGGAACCCCCAAATCCAACGATACTTCCTTCGGAGTTGGTTTCGCACCATTTTCCGAAACCGAACGAATGGTAATGGCCATTGAAGAACTCCTGAACTCCAAAGAATTCAAAAAGAAATATCCTCAGGTTGGAGAGGATATTAAGGTAATGGGGCTTCGAGACCGTGACCAGATCACCCTCACAGTGGCTGTGGCAATGATCTCCAAGTACGTGGATGGTGCTCAAACCTACATGAACACCAAGGAAGAGCTTAAGGACATCATCACCAACCTGGCCTTAGAACACACCTCAAGGGATGTGGAAACCTTCATAAACACCGCAGACAACCCTGACTGCGAATCAGAGGAGGGTTACTATCTTACTGTAACCGGTACCTCTGCAGAGATGGGAGATGATGGATCTGTGGGTCGTGGGAACCGTGCTAATGGACTGATAACCCCCAACAGGCCAATGTCAATGGAGGCCACCTCTGGTAAAAACCCAATAAATCATGTTGGTAAAATATACAACCTTTTATCTAACCAGATGGCCAATGACATAATTAAGGAAGTGGAAGGAGTTAATCAAGCCCATATGATGATATTAAGCCAGATTGGATCCCATATTGACCAGCCTAAAGCTGCCAGTGCTCAGCTCATCCTGGAAAAAGGTTACCAGATGAGCGAGGTTCGCAGCGAGGTTCAAGGTGTTATGGACACCTGGCTGGCTGACATAAACAAGATAACTGAGATGTTAATTAAGGGAAAACTTAGAACTTTCTAA
- a CDS encoding dihydromethanopterin reductase (acceptor): MKIAWAFTGAGHLLRESVEALEEVTGKHQVTVLLSGAGEEVLKMYGLFDRVKSVTGGYYQELVLEKDQMWSYPISGRFSLGRYDLLIVSPTTSNTIAKLVYGIADSLVTNVVAQSGKGKIKTLLVPVDLESGDLETVLPSKLELDLCQNCTTCEAAAACPPDAITPGVEINLLKCQGCSACQVACPYGAVSGGSIITIHMREIDVENSRKLRGLEGVKVLKDPSDILTHL, translated from the coding sequence ATGAAAATCGCTTGGGCTTTCACTGGAGCAGGCCACCTGCTCAGAGAAAGTGTGGAAGCACTGGAAGAGGTTACAGGGAAACATCAAGTAACTGTACTGCTTTCCGGTGCAGGGGAAGAAGTACTGAAGATGTACGGCCTTTTTGACCGTGTTAAATCAGTTACGGGTGGTTATTATCAGGAATTGGTTCTGGAAAAGGATCAGATGTGGAGTTATCCCATATCTGGCCGTTTTTCCCTGGGGAGATATGATTTGTTGATTGTTTCTCCCACAACCTCCAACACCATTGCCAAACTGGTGTATGGAATCGCTGATAGTCTGGTGACCAATGTTGTGGCCCAGTCAGGTAAAGGAAAGATAAAAACCCTGCTAGTACCTGTGGATCTGGAATCCGGAGACTTGGAAACAGTTCTCCCATCCAAACTGGAGTTGGATCTCTGCCAGAACTGCACTACCTGCGAGGCTGCAGCAGCATGCCCCCCTGATGCCATCACCCCCGGAGTGGAGATCAACCTCTTGAAATGCCAGGGGTGCTCCGCATGCCAGGTTGCATGCCCTTATGGGGCGGTAAGCGGAGGTAGCATAATCACTATCCACATGCGCGAAATTGACGTGGAAAACAGTAGGAAACTCCGTGGGCTGGAAGGAGTGAAAGTTCTAAAAGACCCATCAGACATTTTAACCCATCTATAA